One genomic region from Blattabacterium cuenoti encodes:
- a CDS encoding YggS family pyridoxal phosphate-dependent enzyme → MIENRFFSIKKLIPKNIKILAVSKNQNISSIEKLYKLGHRDFGENYVKEMMEKYKKLPKDIHWHMIGRIQNNKLKYIIPFIHLIHSVQKLEQIQTINKIALKYNRIINCLLQIKICNEKSKSGITDQEACNILENTIYKSMNNVKIIGIMGMASFQELTKVYNEFSYLRKLYNEYKKKYGHHILSMGMSRDYNIAIKYGSTIVRLGTSLFGERTIL, encoded by the coding sequence ATGATAGAAAATAGATTTTTTTCCATAAAAAAATTGATTCCAAAAAACATAAAAATTTTAGCAGTATCTAAGAATCAAAATATCTCTTCCATAGAAAAATTATACAAATTAGGACATAGAGATTTTGGAGAAAATTATGTTAAAGAAATGATGGAAAAATATAAAAAATTGCCTAAAGATATTCATTGGCATATGATTGGAAGAATTCAAAACAATAAATTAAAATATATAATACCTTTTATTCATTTAATTCATAGTGTTCAAAAATTAGAACAAATTCAAACAATCAATAAAATTGCGTTAAAATATAATAGAATTATTAATTGTCTTTTGCAAATAAAAATTTGTAACGAAAAAAGTAAATCGGGAATAACCGATCAAGAAGCCTGTAATATATTGGAAAATACAATTTATAAATCGATGAATAACGTAAAAATAATAGGAATAATGGGAATGGCTTCTTTTCAAGAACTTACAAAAGTTTACAATGAGTTTTCGTATTTACGTAAATTATATAATGAGTACAAAAAAAAATATGGCCATCATATACTTTCTATGGGTATGAGTAGAGATTATAACATAGCAATAAAATATGGAAGTACGATTGTTCGATTAGGAACCTCTCTTTTTGGAGAAAGAACTATTCTCTAA
- the serC gene encoding 3-phosphoserine/phosphohydroxythreonine transaminase, with product MKIHNFNAGPSILPKEVVRKSAQSVIDFNGTGLSLLEISHRSIDFLEIIEKTTCLVKQVMNLNDEYAILFLQGGASLQFSMVPYNLMGQEAAYLDTGFWANNAIKEAKKFGKVKILFSGKDQNYTHIPKNYQIPYHVDYFHCTSNNTIVGTQMKIFPKTSVPIVCDMSSDIFSRELNFCQFSLIYASAQKNVSSAGMTIVIVKKDILGKIKKNIPSYMDYKIHIQNKSILNTPNVFSIYTSMLTLEWIQNKGGLSILEIENEHKAKLLYDEIDKNNLFENKIHKEDRSNMNVSFFLKDQKLEKEFNRMWIKENIVGLDGHRFLGGYRASIYNALPLKSVQFLIEIMKEFERKFSS from the coding sequence ATGAAAATACATAATTTCAATGCAGGCCCTTCTATTTTACCCAAAGAAGTTGTCAGAAAATCAGCTCAATCTGTAATTGATTTTAATGGGACCGGTTTATCTTTACTTGAGATTTCTCATAGAAGTATAGACTTTTTAGAAATAATAGAAAAAACTACTTGTTTAGTAAAACAAGTGATGAATTTAAATGATGAATATGCTATTTTATTTCTTCAAGGAGGAGCTTCATTGCAATTTTCAATGGTTCCATATAATTTAATGGGTCAAGAAGCGGCTTATTTAGATACAGGATTTTGGGCCAATAATGCTATCAAGGAAGCAAAAAAATTTGGAAAAGTAAAAATTTTATTTTCCGGAAAAGATCAAAACTATACACATATACCAAAAAATTATCAAATTCCATATCATGTAGATTATTTTCATTGCACATCTAATAATACAATTGTTGGAACTCAAATGAAAATATTTCCTAAAACATCTGTTCCAATAGTTTGTGATATGTCTTCCGATATTTTTAGTAGGGAATTAAATTTTTGCCAATTCAGTTTAATTTATGCTTCTGCACAAAAAAACGTAAGTTCTGCTGGAATGACTATTGTGATAGTGAAAAAAGATATTTTAGGAAAAATAAAAAAAAACATTCCTTCTTATATGGATTATAAAATTCATATACAAAATAAAAGCATTTTAAATACTCCAAACGTTTTTTCTATTTATACTTCCATGTTAACTTTGGAATGGATTCAAAATAAAGGAGGTCTTTCTATTTTAGAAATAGAAAATGAACATAAAGCTAAATTGTTATATGATGAAATAGATAAAAATAATTTATTTGAAAATAAAATACATAAAGAAGATCGTTCTAATATGAATGTTTCCTTTTTTTTAAAGGATCAAAAATTAGAAAAAGAATTTAATAGAATGTGGATAAAAGAAAATATTGTTGGACTAGATGGACATAGATTTTTAGGAGGATATAGAGCCAGCATATACAATGCCCTTCCGTTGAAAAGTGTTCAATTTTTAATTGAAATCATGAAAGAATTCGAAAGAAAATTTTCGTCATGA
- the trpB gene encoding tryptophan synthase subunit beta, producing MKYFVDKNGYYGEFGGAFIPEMLHRNITELQNKYKKFITSFEFQKSYKETLKNYAGRPTPLFFCKKYSDKYQAKIYLKREDLNYTGSHKINNTIGQALLAKKLGKKKIIAETGAGQHGVATATTCALMDLKCIIFMGETDIHRQYSNVLRMKSLGAEVIPVSSGDKTLKDAVNEAIRYWINHPESYYLIGSTVGPHPYPQMVADIQSIISEEIKMQLKEKEGTSFPNYVVACIGGGSNAAGSFYHFLDNDSVNLVAVEAAGLGIKTKKTAAAIHCGSKGILHGSMTMLLQDEDGQVIPAHSISPGLDYPGIGPMFANLFVKKRVNFLHSTDEEALRAGYELTRLEGIIPALESSHALAALKNIPFKKMDVVVVTLSGRGDKDINVYDKFFTKFSRK from the coding sequence ATGAAATATTTTGTTGATAAAAATGGATATTATGGAGAATTCGGAGGGGCTTTTATTCCTGAAATGTTGCATCGTAATATAACAGAATTACAGAATAAATATAAAAAATTTATTACAAGTTTTGAATTTCAGAAATCGTACAAAGAAACACTAAAAAATTATGCAGGAAGACCAACACCTTTATTTTTTTGCAAAAAATATTCTGATAAATATCAAGCTAAGATTTATCTCAAAAGAGAAGATCTAAATTACACAGGATCGCATAAAATTAACAATACTATAGGTCAAGCGTTATTGGCAAAAAAATTGGGTAAAAAAAAGATTATTGCTGAAACAGGAGCTGGACAACATGGAGTAGCTACTGCTACTACTTGTGCGTTAATGGATTTAAAATGTATTATTTTTATGGGAGAAACGGATATCCATCGTCAATATTCTAATGTTCTTAGAATGAAATCTCTTGGAGCCGAAGTTATTCCTGTCTCTAGTGGAGATAAAACGTTAAAAGATGCGGTTAACGAAGCTATTCGTTATTGGATTAATCATCCAGAAAGTTATTATTTAATAGGTTCTACAGTTGGTCCTCATCCTTATCCTCAAATGGTTGCAGATATTCAGTCTATTATTAGTGAAGAAATTAAAATGCAGTTAAAAGAAAAAGAAGGAACTTCTTTTCCTAATTATGTAGTTGCTTGTATAGGAGGTGGAAGTAATGCTGCAGGATCTTTTTATCATTTTTTGGATAATGATTCAGTGAATCTTGTAGCAGTGGAAGCTGCAGGATTAGGTATAAAAACAAAAAAAACAGCTGCAGCTATTCACTGTGGATCTAAAGGAATATTACATGGAAGTATGACAATGCTTTTACAAGATGAAGATGGTCAAGTTATTCCTGCTCATTCAATATCTCCTGGATTAGATTATCCGGGAATAGGACCTATGTTTGCTAATCTTTTTGTAAAAAAACGTGTTAATTTTTTACATTCTACGGATGAAGAAGCTTTGCGAGCAGGATATGAACTGACCCGATTAGAAGGAATCATTCCGGCTTTAGAAAGTTCTCATGCATTAGCTGCACTAAAAAACATCCCATTTAAAAAAATGGATGTGGTCGTTGTTACTCTATCTGGTAGAGGGGATAAAGATATCAATGTTTACGATAAATTTTTTACCAAATTTTCAAGAAAATGA
- the trpF gene encoding phosphoribosylanthranilate isomerase, with amino-acid sequence MKFQIQKISDLLPDFMGFIFYPNSPRFVGFDFFIPKLKKKILKIGVFVNESEKNVLEISKKNKLDFIQLHGTESPFYCEKLFKKKLKLIKAFRIDDFFSFKNMENYIPFCTYFLFDNNTINYGGSGRKFCWKKLDEYSFEIPFFLSGGIGINDFDKIKNFSHSKMFAVDVNSQFEILPGKKDNIALNAFIKKIREL; translated from the coding sequence ATGAAATTTCAAATACAAAAAATTTCCGATTTACTACCTGATTTTATGGGATTTATATTTTATCCTAATTCACCTCGATTTGTAGGTTTTGATTTTTTTATTCCAAAACTAAAAAAAAAAATATTAAAAATTGGAGTTTTTGTGAATGAATCAGAAAAAAATGTATTGGAAATAAGTAAAAAAAATAAATTAGATTTTATTCAATTGCATGGGACAGAAAGTCCTTTTTATTGTGAAAAATTATTCAAAAAGAAATTAAAATTAATTAAAGCTTTTAGAATAGATGATTTTTTTTCTTTTAAAAACATGGAAAATTACATTCCTTTCTGTACTTATTTTCTATTTGATAATAATACAATTAACTATGGGGGGAGCGGAAGAAAATTTTGTTGGAAAAAACTTGATGAATATAGTTTTGAAATTCCATTTTTTTTAAGTGGAGGAATTGGAATAAACGATTTTGATAAAATTAAAAATTTTTCACATTCAAAAATGTTCGCTGTTGATGTAAATAGTCAATTTGAAATTTTACCAGGAAAAAAAGATAACATTGCATTAAATGCTTTTATAAAGAAAATAAGAGAATTATGA
- the tilS gene encoding tRNA lysidine(34) synthetase TilS, with product MITYDHVFLEKIRKYFSFQTKKKVCVAVSGGLDSMVLINVLLYLSNIELEAAHCNFTLRNKESNEDEVFIRNFCKKKSIICHVKKFDTLNFSKKNKLSIQMAARKLRYDWFSELLKKNSYEYIVLAHHLNDSIETFLLNILRGTGIKGLLGIPKKNEKFIRPLSYFTKKEILHYAKIKNIKWRSDSSNQETKYLRNQIRLILSQFSSFSSFFYKGFKKTIDYLNDENFLIEEKIKKVYHEITVEKKNDPFFWKIQCQKIKKLKPLSFYLFKLFSPYGFNDVNSLKYLIDAQSGKQLISKKYRIIKNRNNWILVSSEFLLENKNKTYVIQDLKNVYQIPFPIDVKFFFNPKKEDREKMFLADFDKIKFPLLLRTWKKGDFFFPFKMKGKKKLSKYYKEKKFSLLEKEQTWLLINGNGDIILIVENRLDDRFKVTEKTKKILGIKI from the coding sequence TAAGTGGAGGATTAGACAGTATGGTTCTCATTAATGTGTTACTTTATCTTTCTAACATTGAATTAGAAGCAGCTCATTGTAATTTCACGCTAAGAAATAAAGAATCTAATGAAGATGAAGTTTTTATAAGAAACTTTTGCAAGAAAAAAAGTATCATATGTCATGTTAAAAAATTTGATACTTTGAATTTTTCTAAAAAAAATAAGTTATCTATACAAATGGCTGCCAGAAAACTTAGATATGATTGGTTTTCTGAATTATTAAAAAAAAATTCGTATGAGTACATAGTGTTAGCACATCATCTTAATGATTCTATAGAAACTTTTTTACTAAACATTTTGAGAGGAACTGGAATTAAAGGATTGTTAGGTATTCCAAAAAAAAATGAAAAATTCATACGTCCTCTTTCTTATTTCACTAAAAAAGAAATTCTACATTATGCTAAAATCAAAAATATAAAATGGAGATCGGATAGCAGTAATCAAGAAACTAAATATTTGAGAAATCAGATTCGTTTAATTTTGTCCCAATTTTCCTCTTTTTCATCTTTTTTTTATAAGGGCTTTAAAAAAACCATAGATTATCTAAATGATGAAAATTTTTTAATAGAAGAAAAAATAAAAAAAGTATATCATGAAATTACAGTGGAAAAAAAAAATGATCCATTTTTTTGGAAAATACAATGTCAGAAAATAAAAAAATTGAAACCTTTATCCTTTTATTTATTTAAATTATTTTCTCCATATGGATTTAACGATGTCAACAGTCTAAAATATCTTATTGATGCGCAATCGGGAAAGCAACTTATATCAAAAAAATATCGTATTATTAAAAATAGAAATAATTGGATTTTAGTTTCCAGTGAATTCTTATTAGAAAATAAAAATAAAACTTATGTGATACAGGATCTAAAAAATGTTTATCAGATTCCTTTCCCCATTGATGTAAAATTTTTTTTTAATCCAAAAAAAGAAGATAGAGAAAAAATGTTTCTTGCAGATTTTGACAAAATTAAATTTCCATTGCTGTTAAGAACATGGAAAAAAGGTGACTTTTTTTTTCCATTCAAAATGAAAGGGAAAAAAAAATTAAGTAAGTATTATAAAGAAAAAAAATTTTCTCTTTTAGAAAAGGAACAAACATGGTTATTAATTAATGGAAATGGGGATATTATTTTGATTGTAGAAAATCGTTTAGATGATAGATTTAAGGTAACAGAAAAAACGAAAAAAATATTAGGCATAAAAATATAA
- a CDS encoding anthranilate synthase component II, translating to MNKILILDNYDSFTYNLVHAVKKLTKNTVQVSRNNEIKLSDIEKYNKIILSPGPGIPDEAHILKPLVRTFASTKSIFGVCLGQQAIGEVFGATLLNTKEVYHGIASSIKIVDPKEILFQKLPRKIKVGRYHSWIISPHNFPEELQITAIGDKGEIMALRHKFYDVRGVQFHPESILTPYGEKIINNWLSIK from the coding sequence ATGAATAAAATACTGATTTTAGATAATTATGATTCTTTTACTTATAATCTTGTTCATGCTGTAAAAAAATTAACAAAAAATACTGTACAAGTATCTAGGAATAATGAAATTAAACTTTCTGACATAGAAAAATATAACAAAATTATTCTTTCTCCAGGACCTGGAATTCCTGATGAAGCACATATTTTAAAACCTTTAGTAAGAACTTTTGCTTCCACTAAAAGTATTTTTGGAGTTTGTTTAGGACAACAAGCTATAGGAGAAGTATTTGGAGCAACTCTTCTTAATACAAAAGAAGTTTATCATGGAATAGCTAGTTCTATAAAAATTGTGGATCCAAAAGAAATTCTTTTCCAAAAATTACCTAGAAAGATCAAAGTTGGTCGTTATCATTCTTGGATTATATCTCCACACAATTTTCCTGAAGAACTTCAGATTACAGCTATTGGAGATAAGGGTGAAATCATGGCTTTACGTCATAAATTTTATGATGTACGTGGAGTTCAATTTCACCCAGAATCCATTTTAACTCCATATGGAGAAAAAATAATAAATAATTGGTTGAGTATAAAGTAA
- the trpD gene encoding anthranilate phosphoribosyltransferase: MIKTLENLFLEKTLTKQEAKNLIMELSKGKINKTQAVAIVTIYNMRTPTLEEIAGFRQALMELCIKVNLTEFNAVDIVGTGGDRKNTFNISTLACFIVAGAGEKVIKHGSFGSSSITGSSNLLKGLGYHFTNKEENLKNQLDKVGICYLHAPIFHPVLNILSLERKELGIRTVFNTLGPLINPGEPKNQLLGVHNLELARIYYYMYQNTKSNYAIIHSLDGYDEITLTSDMKCYTPKGEKLYSVEELGIGHKNKIKVNPDELKGGKNTEENIRIFISVLSGEGTIAQNEVVLINATFALSLLNQDSLENNYDKAKRSLKSGKAKNILKKLLSL; the protein is encoded by the coding sequence ATGATAAAAACATTAGAAAATCTTTTTTTAGAAAAAACTTTAACAAAACAGGAGGCTAAGAATCTTATTATGGAATTATCGAAAGGAAAAATTAATAAAACCCAAGCGGTGGCTATAGTTACTATATACAACATGAGAACTCCTACATTAGAAGAAATAGCAGGTTTTAGACAAGCATTAATGGAATTATGCATCAAAGTAAATCTAACAGAATTCAATGCTGTTGATATAGTAGGAACAGGTGGGGACAGAAAAAATACCTTTAATATCTCTACCTTAGCATGTTTTATAGTAGCAGGAGCAGGAGAAAAAGTAATTAAACATGGAAGTTTTGGTTCTTCCTCGATTACTGGATCTTCAAATCTATTAAAAGGGTTAGGATATCATTTTACTAATAAAGAAGAAAATTTAAAAAATCAATTGGATAAAGTTGGAATTTGTTATTTGCATGCACCTATATTTCATCCTGTTTTAAATATTCTATCTTTAGAAAGAAAAGAATTAGGAATTAGAACTGTTTTTAATACACTTGGTCCACTTATCAATCCAGGAGAACCGAAAAATCAATTATTAGGAGTTCATAATTTAGAATTAGCCAGAATTTATTATTATATGTACCAAAATACAAAAAGTAATTATGCTATTATTCATAGCTTAGACGGTTATGATGAAATAACACTTACTAGTGATATGAAATGTTATACTCCAAAAGGGGAAAAATTATATTCTGTAGAAGAATTGGGAATAGGTCATAAAAATAAGATTAAAGTGAATCCTGATGAATTAAAAGGAGGTAAAAATACAGAAGAAAATATTCGTATATTTATCAGTGTTTTATCAGGAGAAGGAACTATAGCTCAAAATGAAGTTGTTTTGATAAATGCTACGTTTGCATTGAGTTTACTCAATCAGGATAGTCTTGAGAATAATTATGATAAGGCAAAACGATCTTTAAAAAGTGGAAAAGCAAAGAATATTCTAAAAAAATTATTGAGCTTATGA
- the trpC gene encoding indole-3-glycerol phosphate synthase TrpC translates to MNILEKIVSVKRKEVYNNRIFRPIKELENSFFFKRKNFSLVKSLKESKTGIIAEFKYKSPSKGVINNIVSVEKVVKDYESSGASGISILTDQNFFSGKNEDLEKSRSIVSIPILRKDFIIDEYQIIESKSIGADVILLIAGILSKNQIENFSKLAKSIDLETIIEIHNEFEIDKITEGLDIVGINNRDLKTFIVDYDNCLKLSSKIPENYIKIAESGIDNVNLILELRKQGFEGFLIGEYFMKKKDPGKICQNFIKSLFEINS, encoded by the coding sequence ATGAATATTCTTGAAAAAATAGTATCTGTTAAACGAAAAGAAGTCTATAATAACAGAATATTCCGTCCTATAAAAGAATTAGAAAATAGTTTTTTCTTTAAAAGAAAAAATTTTTCTTTGGTGAAAAGCCTAAAAGAGAGCAAAACTGGTATTATTGCGGAATTTAAATACAAATCTCCATCCAAAGGAGTTATAAACAACATAGTTTCAGTAGAAAAAGTAGTTAAAGATTATGAGTCATCAGGAGCTAGTGGAATATCTATTCTTACAGACCAAAATTTTTTTTCTGGAAAAAATGAAGATTTAGAAAAATCACGTTCTATAGTTTCCATTCCTATACTCAGGAAAGATTTTATTATAGATGAATATCAGATTATAGAATCTAAATCTATAGGAGCTGATGTAATTTTGTTGATTGCTGGGATTCTTTCTAAAAATCAAATAGAAAATTTTTCTAAACTTGCGAAAAGCATTGATTTAGAAACTATTATTGAAATACATAATGAATTTGAAATTGATAAAATAACAGAAGGATTAGATATTGTGGGAATTAACAATCGAGATTTGAAAACTTTTATTGTCGATTATGATAATTGTTTAAAATTATCTTCAAAAATTCCTGAAAATTATATAAAAATAGCAGAGAGTGGGATAGATAATGTAAATCTTATTCTTGAATTAAGAAAACAAGGATTTGAAGGTTTTTTAATTGGAGAATATTTTATGAAAAAAAAAGACCCTGGAAAGATTTGTCAAAATTTTATAAAATCTTTATTTGAAATCAATTCATAA
- the trpA gene encoding tryptophan synthase subunit alpha: MNKIHNLFRNKNENILCIYFTAGFPNKNSTVKIIKILQDLPVDLIEIGIPYSDPLADGMIIQKSNQISLNNGMNVSLLFSQIEQFKEEIKIPIILMGYYNQFYKFGEEKFLKKCNESGISGLILPDLPVDCFMEKYQNLFKKYLLSMIFLITSQTDSSRVSMLSRMTDGFLYLVSSNSTTGKVNDFFGEEQISFFKRIKKLSINVPKLIGFGIKDKETFDLSCQYANGGIIGSSFIQSLNENQLEESIKKYIKSIRE; the protein is encoded by the coding sequence ATGAACAAAATACATAATTTATTTAGAAATAAAAATGAGAACATATTATGCATTTATTTTACAGCTGGATTTCCTAATAAGAATAGCACTGTAAAAATAATAAAAATATTGCAGGATCTTCCTGTTGATTTAATAGAAATAGGTATTCCTTATTCTGATCCTTTAGCAGATGGAATGATTATTCAAAAAAGTAATCAAATTTCATTGAATAACGGAATGAATGTTTCTTTATTATTTTCTCAAATAGAACAATTCAAAGAAGAAATAAAAATACCTATTATTCTTATGGGGTATTATAATCAATTTTACAAGTTTGGAGAAGAAAAATTTTTAAAAAAATGTAATGAATCAGGTATCTCTGGATTAATTCTTCCAGATCTTCCTGTTGATTGTTTTATGGAAAAATACCAAAATCTATTTAAAAAATATTTATTATCAATGATATTTTTGATTACTTCACAAACGGATTCATCTAGAGTTTCTATGTTAAGCAGAATGACTGATGGTTTTTTATATTTGGTTTCTTCCAATTCAACAACAGGAAAAGTTAATGATTTTTTTGGCGAAGAACAAATATCTTTTTTTAAACGCATAAAAAAATTGTCTATAAATGTTCCTAAATTAATTGGTTTTGGAATAAAGGATAAAGAAACTTTTGATTTATCATGTCAATACGCAAATGGAGGAATTATCGGAAGTTCTTTTATTCAATCATTAAATGAAAATCAATTGGAAGAAAGCATTAAAAAATATATAAAATCTATTAGAGAATAG
- a CDS encoding anthranilate synthase component I family protein, translating into MFKFNFRTIQKKILADSTTPIELYLKLRDIFPNTLLLESSDYQIYKNNSSILCINPISEFILNKNVLRISYPNCVHKHIFINDRLDIQIFIENFFKIFENENPSISYSGLYGYISYDSIQYFEKIQFHAPIKEIYHLPQIRFGFYRNLIVFRHFHNEIDLIEHQFINIHRDKKTCIDQLVEFIKKKNFPSFPFQSVGNRSSNVTDMEYKKMVSKGIKACLRGDVFQIVLSRQFQQRFTGDEFNVYRALRFINPSPYLFYFDYGSYKLFGSSPETQLIINNQIAYINPIAGTIRRSEDEEKDKKLSENLSNNPKENAEHVMLVDLARNDLSKNSSNVKVEEFKEIQVFSHVLHMVSKVSGKLEENISIIKVFGDTFPAGTLSGAPKYKAMELIDKIENQHRGIYGGAIGFFGLNNYCMNTAIVIRSFVSKNNTLFFQAGAGIVSDSKEEKELEEVNNKLMALFKAIELAKNI; encoded by the coding sequence ATGTTTAAATTTAATTTTAGAACTATTCAGAAAAAAATTTTAGCTGATAGTACTACACCAATAGAATTATATTTAAAACTAAGAGATATTTTTCCAAATACGTTATTGTTAGAATCTTCTGATTATCAAATCTACAAAAATAATTCTTCTATTCTTTGCATTAATCCAATTTCAGAATTTATTCTAAATAAAAATGTATTGCGAATATCATATCCAAATTGTGTTCATAAACATATTTTTATAAATGATCGATTGGATATACAAATTTTCATTGAGAATTTTTTCAAAATATTTGAAAATGAAAATCCTTCTATTTCTTATTCTGGTTTATATGGATACATATCTTATGATAGTATTCAATATTTTGAAAAAATTCAGTTTCATGCTCCAATTAAAGAAATATATCATCTTCCGCAAATACGATTTGGTTTTTATAGAAACCTAATTGTATTTCGACATTTTCACAATGAAATTGATTTAATTGAACATCAATTTATTAACATTCATCGAGATAAAAAAACTTGTATAGATCAATTAGTCGAATTCATAAAAAAGAAAAATTTTCCTTCTTTTCCATTTCAATCGGTAGGAAATCGTTCTTCAAATGTGACGGACATGGAGTACAAAAAAATGGTATCTAAAGGAATAAAAGCTTGTTTACGGGGAGATGTTTTTCAAATTGTATTATCTCGCCAGTTCCAACAGAGATTTACAGGAGACGAATTTAATGTATATCGTGCTTTACGATTTATCAATCCTTCCCCATATCTTTTTTATTTTGATTATGGAAGTTATAAATTATTTGGTTCTTCTCCAGAAACACAATTAATTATTAATAATCAAATAGCCTATATTAATCCAATAGCAGGAACTATACGAAGATCAGAAGACGAAGAAAAGGATAAGAAATTATCTGAAAATCTGTCTAATAATCCAAAAGAAAATGCAGAACACGTCATGTTAGTAGATTTAGCAAGAAATGATTTGAGTAAAAATTCTTCCAATGTAAAAGTAGAAGAATTTAAAGAAATTCAAGTTTTTTCTCATGTTCTACATATGGTATCTAAAGTATCTGGAAAATTGGAAGAAAATATATCTATTATAAAAGTATTTGGAGATACTTTCCCTGCAGGAACTTTATCAGGAGCTCCTAAGTATAAAGCAATGGAGTTGATAGACAAAATAGAAAATCAACATAGAGGAATATATGGAGGAGCTATTGGTTTTTTTGGATTGAATAATTATTGTATGAATACAGCTATAGTAATTCGTTCTTTTGTTAGCAAAAATAATACTCTTTTTTTTCAAGCTGGAGCAGGAATAGTTTCTGATTCTAAAGAAGAAAAAGAGTTAGAAGAAGTAAATAATAAGCTAATGGCCTTATTTAAAGCTATAGAATTAGCTAAAAATATATGA